One Setaria viridis chromosome 5, Setaria_viridis_v4.0, whole genome shotgun sequence genomic region harbors:
- the LOC117859219 gene encoding uncharacterized protein, with product MESDAERAPNPSSHHHQPLRPAKSAAFKREERRKRKDRKRQERLADELARWEPLGAPPSRPAATGSVSPSSPQPDIPWPCDPPPPPDPAEWSWGPPAVPPPQPTVEVAAAVPLHPQAAAVRSCRAFFEARIEDDEEEEDAEGNAARFFGELLGGDAALRGFYEAEREKGQFLCLVCEGSGARVGKRFAGCAALVQHAGSVARTKRRLAHRAFAGAVGRLLGWSASQAAPPAAGSDSDGASQSVDMEVS from the exons ATGGAGTCCGACGCGGAGCGAGCCCCAAACCCtagcagccaccaccaccaaccccTCCGGCCAGCCAAGTCCGCGGCGTTCAAGCGCGAAGAGCGCCGCAAGCGCAAGGACCGCAAGCGGCAGGAGCgcctcgccgacgagctcgcgCGGTGGGAACCCCTCGGCGCCCCGCCGTCCCGTCCGGCCGCCACCGGATCCGTCTCCCCCTCCAGCCCGCAGCCCGACATACCGTGGCCGTGCgacccgccgccacctccggacCCGGCGGAATGGAGCTGGGGCCCGCCCGCCGTACCCCCGCCCCAGCCCACGGTcgaagtggcggcggcggtcccgTTGCACCCGCAGGCCGCCGCCGTGAGGTCCTGCCGCGCGTTCTTCGAAGCGCGGATCgaagatgacgaggaggaggaggatgctgaaGGCAATGCGGCACGGTTCTTCGGCGAACTgctgggcggcgacgcggcgctgAGGGGATTCTACGAGGCGGAGCGGGAGAAGGGGCAGTTCCTGTGCCTGGTGTGCGAGGGGAGCGGCGCCAGGGTGGGCAAGAGGTTCGCGGGCTGCGCGGCGCTCGTGCAGCACGCCGGGTCTGTCGCCCGGACCAAGAGGAGGCTGGCGCACCGCGCgttcgccggcgccgtcggccgGCTGCTCGGATGGAGCGCAAgccaggccgcgccgccggcg GCAGGCTCTGACAGCGATGGCGCTTCTCAAAGCGTAGACATGGAGGTGTCCTGA
- the LOC117859218 gene encoding tubby-like F-box protein 9, protein MPPWRRASASPGPSAAAAASSSEPARPLAGGNARVSPEVPAEHEGGVEDGRWSALVPELLADILRRVDAGAERWPGRRDVVACACVCRRWREAAVAMVRPPLQCGGITFLASLKQPGPRDAPMQCFIKRNKKKSTFHLYLSLTQALTGQGKFLLAARRNRCGFRMEYIISTQGDLSHGSHVGKLKSNFTRTKFTVYDWQPQYEGAKVSSSRCRRWLASKQINPLASSGIVDIGEVSYEYNLLKSRGPRRIHCSIQCPADEGTAIDPEEANQPSSPSSLVLYNKLPRWHEHLQCWCLNFHGRVMVASVKNFQLIAPAGTGEPWGVQDDETVILQFGKVEDDVFTMDYRQPLSAFQAFAICLTSFGSKLACE, encoded by the exons ATGCCTCCGTggcgccgcgcctccgcctccccgggccccagcgccgccgccgctgcatctTCCTCGGAGCCCGCGCGGCCGCTAGCCGGCGGCAACGCGAGGGTCTCGCCGGAGGTCCCCGCCGAGCACGAGGGGGGTGTGGAGGATGGGCGGTGGTCGGCTCTGGTCCCCGAGCTGCTCGCGGACATCCTGCGGCGcgtggacgccggcgccgagAGGTggcccgggcggcgcgacgtggTGGCCTGCGCCTGCGTCTGCCGCCGGTGGCGTGAGGCAGCCGTCGCCATGGTGCGGCCGCCGCTGCAGTGCGGGGGGATCACGTTCCTCGCCTCGCTCAAGCAG CCTGGACCTAGGGATGCGCCAATGCAGTGTTTCATCAAGAGGAACAAGAAAAAATCGACTTTTCACCTCTATCTCAGCTTAACACAAG CATTAACAGGTCAAGGGAAGTTTCTGTTGGCGGCTCGTAGGAACAGGTGTGGGTTTCGCATGGAGTATATTATCTCTACTCAGGGTGATCTCTCTCATGGAAGCCATGTTGGAAAGCTAAA GTCCAACTTCACAAGAACAAAGTTCACCGTTTATGATTGGCAACCACAATATGAAGGTGCTAAGGTGTCAAGCAGCAGATGCAGACGCTGGCTTGCAAGCAAACAAATAAACCCACTCGCTTCTAGTGGCATTGTTGACATTGGAGAAGTGTCCTATGAATACAATCTTCTCAAATCAAGAGGACCGAGAAGAATACACTGCAGTATCCAGTGCCCTGCCGATGAGGGTACTGCAATAGATCCAGAAGAGGCTAATCAACCCAGCAGCCCTAGTTCCTTGGTTCTGTACAATAAACTTCCACGATGGCATGAGCATTTGCAGTGCTGGTGTTTGAACTTTCATGGCCGGGTTATGGTTGCCTCTGTGAAGAATTTCCAACTTATTGCACCTGCGGGCACCGGGGAGCCATGGGGTGTTCAGGATGACGAGACAGTGATACTTCAGTTTGGAAAAGTTGAGGATGATGTATTTACAATGGACTATCGACAGCCTCTGTCCGCATTCCAGGCATTTGCAATCTGCCTCACCAGTTTTGGCTCAAAGTTGGCTTGTGAATAG